TTTAAGATTGGAAAATGAGCCTAATTTACGCCTACCGGTGCGTTATAGCGTGGTAGGTAGCATGCAGGCTTTTAAAAGCATAAGTGCGATTAAAAAAGATGAGAACATCACCGCCAACAACACTCAAAAAGAACGCATTCCTTTTGGCGTGCTTTCTAACCCCTTATTAGAGGGCGCGATTGATAGAGTGAGCGCGAAACATTTTATCCCCCCTGACACGCTTTTAAGCATGGATAAAACCCAAGCTTTAATCATCGTGCGTAAAAACGACATTATCACCGGGGTGTATGAAGAGGGGCAAATCAGCATAGAAATAAGCCTAAAAGCCCTAGAAAATGGCGCACTTAATCAAATCATTCAAGCGAAAAATTTAGAAAGCAATAAAATACTCAAAGCAAAAGTGTTGAGCAGCTCTAAAGCGCAAATCTTATAAAGGATATTCATGAAATTGGTTTTAGGCATCAGCGGGGCGAGCGGGATACCCCTAGCCTTGCGGTTTTTAGAAAAATTACCTAAAGAAATTGAAGTTTTTGTCGTGGCGTCTAAAAACGCGCATGTCGTGGCGTTAGAAGAATCGAATATTAACCTTAAAAACGCCATGAAAGATTTACGGCCTGGCGCGACTTTTTTTAACGAGCAAGACATTCATGCGAGCATCGCTTCAGGGAGTTATGGTATCCATAAAATGGCGATCATTCCAGCGAGCATGGACATGGTGGCTAAAATCGCGCATGGCTTTGGGGGGATTTGATCTCTAGGAGCGCGTCTGTGATGCTTAAAGAAAAGCGCCCCTTACTCATTGCCCCTAGAGAAATGCCTTTAAGTGCTATTATGTTGGAAAATTTGCTCAAACTCGCCCATTCTAATGCGATCATTGCGCCGCCGATGATGACTTATTACACCCAGAGCAAGACTTTAGAAGCGATGCAAGATTTTTTAGTGGGGAAGTGGTTTGACAGCCTAGGGATAGAAAATGACTTATACCCACGATGGGGAATGAACTGATGCAAAAAATCGGCATTTACCCGGGCACTTTTGATCCGGTCACTAACGGGCATATAGACATTATCCACCGCTCTAGCGAATTGTTTGAAAAGCTCATTGTCGCTGTGGCGCATTCAAGCGCTAAAAACCCCATGTTCAGTTTAAAAGAGCGCTTAAAAATGATGCAACTCGCCACTAAAAGTTTTAAAAATGTAGAATGCGTGGCGTTTGAAGGGCTATTAGCCAATCTGGCTAAAGAATACCATTGTAAGGTGTTAGTTAGGGGCTTAAGGGTGGTGAGCGATTTTGAATACGAATTGCAAATGGGCTATGCGAACAAATCCTTAAACCACGAATTAGAGACCTTGTATTTCATGCCCACTTTACAAAACGCTTTCATCAGCTCTTCTATCGTGCGATCCATTATCGCGCATAAGGGCGATGCGAGCCATTTAGTGCCTAAAGAAATTTATCCTTTGATTTCAAAGGTTTAAAATGTATGTGGCGTTAGAAGGCGTTGATGGCGCGGGCAAAAGCACTCAAGTAGAACTATTAAAAACCAGGTTTAAAAACGCCCTTTTTACCAAAGAGCCAGGGGGGACAAAAATGGGCGAGAGTTTAAGGCGTATCGCTTTGAATGAAAATATCAGCGAATTAGCCCGAGCGTTTTTGTTTTTAAGCGATAGGGCTGAGCATGCAGAAAGCGTGATAAAACCGGCATTGAAAGAAAAAAGACTCATCATTAGCGACAGGAGTTTGATTTCTGGCATGGCTTATAGCGAATTTTCAAGCTTAGAATTAAACCTACTTGCCACTCAAAGCGTCTTGCCTGAAAAAATCATTCTTTTAGTGATAGACAAAGAGGGCTTAAAACAGCGCTTAAGCCTTAAAAGTTTAGACAAAATAGAAAACCAAGGCATAGAAAAATTACTCACCATCCAGCAAAAGCTCAAAACTCACGCTTACGCGTTAAGAGAAAAATTCGGGTGCGAAGTTTTGGAACTGAACGCCAAAGAAAGCGTTAAAAACTTACACGAAAAAATCGCCGCCTTTATAAAATGCGTTGTTTAACCTGTTTGAAGCTTTCTTTTAAGCTCCTTTGCCCAAATTGCTTAAACGATTTGCCTTTAAGCTTAAGAGTAAGGGTTTTAGAGGGCGTGAGCGTGTATAGTTTTTACGCTTATAGCGAAATAGAAGAACTCATTAAAAGCA
This is a stretch of genomic DNA from Helicobacter pylori. It encodes these proteins:
- the flgA gene encoding flagella basal body P-ring formation protein FlgA gives rise to the protein MKILILFFICLNALFALDSNALKTGIKEIYLKEYKDLKLEIKTINLEIPERFSHASILSYELSASNKLKKDGVVFLRLENEPNLRLPVRYSVVGSMQAFKSISAIKKDENITANNTQKERIPFGVLSNPLLEGAIDRVSAKHFIPPDTLLSMDKTQALIIVRKNDIITGVYEEGQISIEISLKALENGALNQIIQAKNLESNKILKAKVLSSSKAQIL
- a CDS encoding pantetheine-phosphate adenylyltransferase, giving the protein MQKIGIYPGTFDPVTNGHIDIIHRSSELFEKLIVAVAHSSAKNPMFSLKERLKMMQLATKSFKNVECVAFEGLLANLAKEYHCKVLVRGLRVVSDFEYELQMGYANKSLNHELETLYFMPTLQNAFISSSIVRSIIAHKGDASHLVPKEIYPLISKV
- a CDS encoding dTMP kinase: MYVALEGVDGAGKSTQVELLKTRFKNALFTKEPGGTKMGESLRRIALNENISELARAFLFLSDRAEHAESVIKPALKEKRLIISDRSLISGMAYSEFSSLELNLLATQSVLPEKIILLVIDKEGLKQRLSLKSLDKIENQGIEKLLTIQQKLKTHAYALREKFGCEVLELNAKESVKNLHEKIAAFIKCVV